The following coding sequences are from one Streptomyces venezuelae window:
- a CDS encoding ABC transporter ATP-binding protein: protein MEEMTGREALELSGLACRVPDRLLFAQVDLRLRTGESMSVTGASGSGKSTLLMCVLGLVKPDAGSVRVVGADVGRMSARALARHRRDNVGMVFQFGELLPELSPLENVALAGLLSGMRRTEAYERAAELLDDLGVPTSSSGTETLSGGERQRAAVARALINDPPLLLADEPTGSLDRAHRDAVADLLFELPRSRDCALLLVTHDPDMAGRADRQVTLAEETLHPAGTSEEAA from the coding sequence ATGGAAGAGATGACGGGCCGTGAGGCTCTCGAACTGAGCGGCCTCGCGTGCCGTGTTCCGGATCGGCTTCTTTTCGCTCAGGTGGATCTCCGGTTACGGACCGGCGAGTCGATGTCGGTGACCGGGGCCAGCGGCAGCGGCAAGAGCACGCTGCTGATGTGCGTTCTCGGCCTGGTGAAGCCCGATGCCGGAAGCGTCCGCGTCGTCGGGGCCGACGTGGGGCGGATGTCCGCTCGCGCACTCGCCCGGCACCGGCGGGACAACGTCGGCATGGTGTTTCAGTTCGGTGAGCTGCTGCCGGAGCTGTCGCCGCTCGAGAACGTCGCCCTGGCCGGTCTCCTCAGCGGAATGCGGCGCACGGAGGCTTATGAACGAGCAGCTGAATTGCTGGACGACCTCGGGGTGCCGACGAGTTCAAGCGGAACGGAGACCCTGTCGGGAGGTGAGCGGCAGCGGGCTGCGGTGGCCCGCGCGCTCATCAACGACCCCCCTCTCCTCCTCGCCGACGAACCCACCGGCTCCCTCGACCGGGCTCACCGTGACGCGGTGGCAGACCTGCTGTTCGAACTGCCCCGCAGCCGGGACTGCGCCTTGCTCCTTGTCACGCACGACCCCGACATGGCCGGTCGTGCCGACCGGCAGGTGACTCTCGCCGAGGAGACACTGCACCCGGCAGGGACCAGCGAGGAAGCGGCGTGA